The genomic stretch AAAGTGTTCATAAAATTCAACCAGCGAAAAAAAAGCGAAACAAACAAAGTGAATTAAGGATACAAACATGCACAGGACGGGATGTTACATATGCATTTCTCACATTGGTGTGCGGTATTGCAATGAACTCAACCTCAACGGTATCAATTGTACTATACTACTGGGCATAAGAGCATCCCCATCATATGGCGTATATTTGGGGGAAATATACACCATCAACAATGTTTTACATCACCCACTTCACCACCTTTTCTGGTTTTTTACACCAGTAGctttttttcttttgccaaaagtcAGATGGTGCAAAAATACTCCACCTAGTGCTCCAATAGATGGTTGTCAAACCGTTGAACACCGGCTGGCGGCTGTGCGTCCTGGAGCTACACGGTCGCTGGCGGTACAAGGACGAGTCAAAGGTGCACGGAGGAGCTAGAGGCAGGCAGGCTCCTCAGGGCATGGACAACGCATAGCTTCAACATACTGCCCCGCAGGCCACGTAGGATCGGATTGTCAGAGTAGTTGCTCCACAACATGTCAGAGTCGCTTCATCAGGAGGCGGGATCTCTACGATAAAATGCATGGTCCTGGGAGAGAGAAGGAGATACAAACATGCATGTGTCAGCCATCTTGATGGAGCCGAGGATGATGGGGGCAAGGCGGAGCTGTTCAAGGCCCGGCTGGTTCCGGCCGAACTTGTCGTGGGAGATCATGGATGGCAGATCGACGCTACCCAAGCTCGTGCGTTCCCGCATACCGTCCGCAGAAGGCCACGGCGAgcgacgcgacgcaaacggacgctgagcgacaccGTTTGTGTCCGTCTTAACTGAAAATGCATctagcaccctctccagcggcgcgacgcaaagtgatcgggccgtccgcagagacgtaTGCGGCAGGTTtgtgtctctgcggacgctgcgcggacgcgcaaagtgtccgctcgcgtctccaccgggcccacctggcagcgagtctgcatcgagggcatcgcttcggcggtcagcgcttccgcctcagcgccgcagccttcgccagcaatggcgcggctgcctgttctgcgtgcacactggcgggcggcggctgggcttctgcgccgccttcaatggcatcgtatcccgcgcgcggccgcccttaaaagaccaccggccgcgttcctccttcgcccacacctccactcgcaccaccaccgccgcagcgccatggggaagaagaacgacttcgaggcctccggcagcggcaacaagagggtgccgctccccgtcacgctggggaggctaatgcacggcaaatggttgTCGTGCgaggcctggtccggcgtgcaactgCCTGGTGGCTGGCGGCTTAGCtgtcgccgggtgcccatcccctccagtccctgcgcgcgagcctgatcggaccgcggagatccggcgaaggaggcggtatctgccaccggacctcctcgccgatccggcgtacgccatcgactccgacagttggcgtacgtatctgtcgaccgagacggataagagaagaagggcgggcttcatgggcgacagggattttcccttcggggctgcaccgccgactcgtccacgaagacaggagAGGTGCCgaggcgtcgtcagcaggcgccgacgcgcgcgcagtacaacgacgacgacgaccgcgacgaccacgacgacgcctacgccgcctacgacgacgaggacgactacatcgaggcactcgcgtaccataacgaggaggtgaaggacggcagcgacgactacgtcgcggccgtcttccacgaatggcagcaggcagtGGCGGGGGGCCGCAatttcgagttcccggagaacatgacggacgacgagatggcgaagctcggcgtcctcgtctccgagaacgacgcgcatgtgcagccgccgctgccccgctacgccaccggcgtcatgccgccgggcctgtcggaggatgaagcccttcgacaggcaCTACAGGACTTGGCGAagccacaaccgccgccgtacaacccctgggctcctcctccacagccgcagccctgggcgcctcctccactgccgccacagccgtatccatgggcgcctccaccgccgccacagccgcagccctgggcgcctccacctccagcaccgccggcgcgcccggcgtacgctcccccggatggcaactggccgtggacgataccggagctcatcgtgctcgacagcgacgaggagcagcagtaggcgttaggtttttttttcatgttttaactatgtaatttatgtttcatgtttaaaaaaaatgattcggccaaaaaatgcgtcgtgccgctggagccacccccgacgcaaacggacgcgcggttgatttcgaccatttcggtcgacgcaaacggacgcgcgatcgatttcgaccatttcggtcgacgcaaacggacgcacggtcgatttcgaccatttcggtcGACGCAAACGGAAGCGTGCGGACGCTAAaatgtgtcgcgccgctggagatacccttaAGGCAAATTATACACCAGGACCACCTCTGAGACCACTTCTTTAGTTCTTTTACACGTACATCATCTGATTTAGCCTCATGATATTGGTAAGTAGATGCTTGCATCGCCTAGCCAAATAATGAAATGAGTTATATTACTTCCTAAGCTATGTTCTTATCCATTTTTTTTGTAAACCAGTCAAGTCTTATCATTAATAGGGAAGTGAGTGACAAAGAAATCCTACGGTCTATTTGTCTTTATCTTCCAGGTTGACTAGAGAGGATTGATTCCTTAATGGGAAGCAGTACTCGAAAGCAATCATAATGTTGTTCCAGTCCGGAAGCTATTCTTTAACCGAGCCCCCATGAGTGGGGATTTAGGGGTTGATCAACGAACGAAGTGATAAGCAAGTCAGTAAGTACCATAATTTTTTGCGGATAATCCCAATTTTGGTTTAATAGTACATCCCAATAAAGGACGACCATACTTATTCAACTTATCTCTTTCAACTTGGATACCATGAGGCGGACCTTGGAAAGTTTTTGAATAAGCAACGGGAATTCGTAGATCCTCCCGACGTAGAGCAAGTAAGGCTTTGAAACCAAATACGTTATTTTTTGTCCCAAGTGGTGTATATGACAGATTTTTTACACCTACAACATCTTATGGGATGCTCTAATCGAACGCAGGCGAAAAGAAGACATTATCGCGACAAAATAAATTGCTAAAATGATTCCTCAAAACCCCAAATTTGATACCCAGAGCGCACTGCTACTAGAAACAAACACGCTGTAACTAGTAGTAACAGCATATCACTGATCAATCCAGTATGTATTGACAGGCTAATCGTCTTGGACTAGGAAGCAATCAAAGTTTTAAAACCAAACCAGCTTTATTAATGGTGGAATCCTTTCACCCGAAGAAGGGGAACGCATGGAAGCGGCGGTAAAGCGCGCTGAGCCTCCTGGTGTCTCTGTAGAGGCCGCAGAGCTCCACCTTGCGGCCGCTCTCGAGGTCATACCGCAGCAGCCGCCTCCAGTCCTGCTCCAGGACGATGAAATCGCCTGACGCGCCGGGGAAGTCCACGGGCTTCTCCATGTCGCACATCGAGTTGAAGTACCATACCGAGAGGTCCTCCAGCACCGCCTCGTGCACGCGCCGCCACGACGGGCGCGGCGCTCCCGCGTCCTCCTCCAAGAACCACACGCCGTGCACGGCCTCCACGTCGTCGTGCGGGAGCATGCAGCGGCTCTTCTCGTCGCGGATGTCGTACGCGCACAGCCGGATCCCCATGCCGTCGACGGAGCCCAGCGAGCGCGCCACGCGGGCCACAGCCCGCTCCGCCAGCGGCGGCTCGCGGAGCACGGAGGCGCGGTCGCGGGCGGCGTCGTAGCGGATGACGCGGCCCGAGCGCCGGTTGAGCCAGTAGAAGCACGAACCGACGTGGACGCCGGGGGACGCGGCGCCGAGGCAGCGCGCCACGCCTTCCGCGCGGAGCTCCCTGGCGTCCCACTCGCCGGTCGTGGACGAGAAGGTCTCCACGAGCCCGCGCCGGAGCctgcgccggaggaggaggaccacggtGAAGGCGGTCTTGCCGGTTGACGCGTCGACCTCGTAGTGGATGCCGGCGTTGGCGTCTTGGACCGGCGCGATGGTCGACGTCGGGAGCACGATCCAGCGGTTCGCACACGTAGTAGCGGGTCCGGGTGCGGGCCAGCAGGAGCCGGCCATGGGACGCGACGACGCAGATGTCGAGCATTGGCACGGTGCGCTCAAAAAAGAGAACATAGTCTTCCGcccgcggcgccggcgccggcgccggagcaGGATCTACAACCACAACTTTCGGTTCAGCGTCGTCGTCATCAGTGTCGTCAAACAAAGAGCCGACGAACATCTGTTCATCAGGCATCGGATCAGGCCGTGGGAGTCTGACGATTGGCCTTGGCGGAGGCACAGGAGGGTCAGGCGCCGCCGTGTCGGCAGGTTCGACGACCACAGCCGGCAGTTCAGTGTCGTCGCCGTCAGTGTCGTCAAACAAAGAGCTGAAGAACATCTGTTCATCGGGCATCGGATCAGGCCGTGGGCGTCTGACGACTGGCCTTGGCGGAGGCACAGGAGGACGCTGGTCCTTGTACTTTTCGGGCACCGGGAGCTTGACGGCGACGCGGCCATTGGGGTCGGTGGCGACCATGGTGAGGTGTGTGTACCCGACCTTGCCCCGCGGCTGGAGGATGAAGGCGCACGGACCGTCATCTAGGACCGGCAATGGCCGGGGGCAGAGGTGGCGGCAGAGGAACGTCGGCAGGGAGAGCACCGCGTGCCATCGCCGGCAGACGGCGGCGAGACGGTAGGCGTCCTTGGAGGGCAGCCGGCACAGGATCTCGGAGATGATGCCGTCGTCAAGGTGCGGCACGGCGACGGCGTCCGCCATATGTTGAGAGGAGACAGATTCGGTGGCAGTTTTATCTGGGGTGTAGTTTTCCCCCATATATACGCGCCCTCCGCCCGCATCGCTCGCGCGATCGTGTGCGTGGGGTTTGAGTACTTGAGTTATCTCCGGACTCCGGTACACAAAGGCTCCATTGTCTCATTTTGGATTCTTGATTCGCACGAAAGATCACCGTCCTAATAAAATCCAGACGAACAACAGAATCCTGATACAACAGAAACCCTTTTTTTAttctttattattattattattattattattattattattctttatttttcaataatTGATGAGACAAGGGAATCTGTCAACCAAGGATTTCTATTATGGTTGAAGCTTTTAGTGAAAAGTATTTGGGCTTGCCAATAGCTGTGGGTCGTCTCACAAGTGATTATTTTGAGTATATATGTGATCGAATTAAAAGCAAGATTGTTGGTTGggaaaagttgatgttatatgctGGGAGGGACGTCATGATTAAAGCAGTACCTCCTCCAAGCTATACCAACTTTCAGTATGGGTATTCTTAATATGGAGAAGTTTGCGAGGGCCCTACGCCTCCGTCGGCCATGACTTGCTTGGACTTCACCGGACAAGTCTTGGGCTGGAATGGAGAACCCTTACCACAAGGAGGACTTGGAGCTTTTTTGCTCTTTGACCAAAGTCACCATTGGTGATGGATATAAGACTAGCTTCTGGGATGATCCGTGGGATGATGGTCTATGCCCCAAGTGCATTGCACCTTCCATCTATGCTATCTCTAAGACGAAGACTTGGAACGTGCGAAAGTCTATCAATAATGATGCTTGGATCCTCCATCTTGACATTTCCGCGGGCCTATCGGTCCAAAACCTTCATGAGTTTACCTTGCTTTGGCAACATACCTCGCATATCGCTCTCCAAGACGGTGTGCCGGACTCTATTGTTTGGAAGCTCACCGCGAACGGGGCATACTCTTGCTCGTCGGCCTACAAGGCGCAATTCGCCGGTACCATACGCTCTTCCATGGAGTTGGTCGTTTGGAAGGCTTGGGCACCACCAAAATGCAAGCGTTTCTCTTGGCTTATCATACAAAACCGGGTTTGGACGGCGGACCGTCTCGAGAGACGCGGGTGGCCTAATGGGAGGATTTGCCCCCTTTGTCGTTGCCATGACGAATCGGCGGCCCATCTTATCTTCAAATGCTGCCACTCCATCCGTATTGGGACCATGATTAAGGATTGGCTTCACATCCATGATTTTGACCCCGCCTCTTGGCATGAGTTCGATAGTGTGGAGCATTGGTGGACTTCCATGGTTCTTTCTCATGACGGAAGAAGGAAGGCTATGGCCTCCCTCCGTATGCTTGTCGCTTGGGAGATTGGAATGAGAGGAATGCGAGAACCTTCAAAAACAAAAGCACTTTGCCGACCATCATTTTCGATAGAATTAAGTCGGAAGCTAGAACTTGGGTTGTGGCCGGCGCGAAACATTTGGGTCTTTTGATTGCGGGAGAGTAAGCTTTGGCCTCGTTGTAGTTGTAATTCTATAACTTTGTTCTATGGCTTCTCCTTATTTAATGAATTAAGGTAAATATTTTGCCTTTCTTTCAAAAAACTTTCAGTATGGGTGTGTTCTTATCATCAAATGGAAAATGCCAGAAAATAATTTCCCTCATTGCAAAATTTTGGTGGAGCGGACTTTGGATAAAAAAGCAATGCATTGGCTAGCGTAGTGTGGGTTTCGTGATTTACTTATGTTCAACTTAGCGCTTCTTGGGAAGCAAGGCTAGCAACTCCGCACACACCCACAACCTCTATGTGCCCAAGTTCTTCGAAGCAGATATTACCTGAATAGTGATTTTATGACGGTTAATCCGCCAAAGACAACATCCAAAACTTGGACGGCCATTTCGGCAGGAAGGCAAGCTCTTGAGATAGGGCTAATTGCCACACCCCTTCCCCTCATGTGCCGGATGGATCTAGGCCAGGTGGACCTTGGTCAAGCGCTGGCTTGCTCCGTCCATTCCAGGAATCACCGTGGTGGCATATACTGCTCTGCGGGTTAAACAACATATGGATGTCAAGGCAGTGTAGTTGCAGGATCCGTAAACTGTCTAGAACTCCACAAAAACGTGAGAGAGGGGGGTGAATATAGTGGATTTGCGTCGAGCATACTCTGAGACCTTTTGTGCTTGTGCTTTATTTATCTGGATTCGGAGACAAAACTTTTTTCTTTGAGAAACACACTACAAACGCAGATGTTTGCATGCACGCGCATACACTTACCCATATAAATATCCACATGCACACCCTACTCTTATGAGCATCTCCGAAAGACTGAGCTGGTGGatcggatcttgaaattgacgaagccaCTACAGACGTCTCGCTCTCGTTGGGGCGGTCACCTCCCACTGAATAAATATTCCTCCTTTATAAGATACACAGATATCAAATCTGAAATTTAAACTCTATTATGCTAGGATACAACCACCATGCTAATCACGCAACCTTAGGTTGATTCAACCTGGCCATGCACTAGAGAGCCTACTAGCCATTCCATCCCATACCGCTCAACATGCTGCAGCAAACTACGTACTCCGCCAGATCGTTCTGTCATCGTGACATCCCATGACAGCAAAAAAAGCCGAGGAACTAATCTACAGTACGACTAGGTCTAACCTGAAACCGTGGTGTACAAACACACACATGGCAATTTATTCAAGGATGCGCCTAACGCTCGATTGACCGAGAATTTTCCTAATTCTCGATCGATTAACATCATCAAATCCCCTACATAGCGCGGCCGCCAGGAGGCAACAGCGCTAGTCGCATTGCTCGCTCGCCAAAGTACGGACCCCCTTCGCTTCTCTCGGTTTTTCTTTTGTGGGCTTTCTCATGACTCGCTACAAAGCATAGAAAAAAGCTAAAATATAAACAACTCTATGCACAGCTACAGTTTAACATGggcaaatcaaataagaaaatagaaaaatagatAATATACAGAATTCGAAATTGCATGCAAATACACGTAGATGTGCAATTACACATATATGCGTAATTGCACATAGATGTGTAATTGCATGTAGGTGTGCGATTGCACTCATGTGTCTAATTGCCTATTTAAAAAGTTCATAGGTGCAATTGCACATGTCTGTATGCGTAATTACACATATATGTGCAATTACGTATGAAATTTTTTCCACCACCAACTACTTCTAAAGCCGTTCGATGCAAAACCACTACCATCCACTAGAATACATCTCCCAATATACTAAAAAAACAATAAATGTGATTCTTCTCGTTAAAAAATCAGCGTAACTATTATCATGGAATCGAATGGCACAAAAAGTAACCAAGAACcaataataaaaaaattcacaaacaaaaagaaagaaaatacaattttttagggtaaaatactacaACATGGACTCTGATCTCCAGTCgagccactagtagaaaaagaggcttccgtccacccccattagtcccggaaatattcgaaccgcgactaaagggggctttagtcgcggttcgggaggggacccgcgactaatgctccatccgcgacgaagggtaccctttagtcgcggttggtaacaccaaccgggactaaagggctatggagggatgcggccggcggaaaaacctttagtcgcggttggggacaccaaccgcgactaaaaggtacctctttagtcgcggttggtgtccccaaccgcgactaaaggtctttccgagtttttttactcccacgcaccctgcccccccccgtggatcgccttttttaacactgtaaaatataaaagaaaatgatagaaaattcaaaaaaaaatcttttcagattcttgtatgttatgcaacctactattagggaaaattaacaaatttgagttttcattttttttgcaaattttttttaaaaaatggtaaaaccgcaataacttttgcatacgacgtcggaaaaaaacgtataatatatcaaaaaaatcctgggaaaaagttacatccgaattcaccggggtttacccggttagccaatttttagattgtcaaaattccaaatggaaatacaaaagcaggaagattttagttttttctataaattatggattttatatttttttaattttttaaaacctaaaattaataatttcattctgcataaagattactatcatttttacccaatttttagattttcaaatttttggattttaggtttggcaaaaaaaatatttaattaattaataaaattaaaaataaaacaaattaaaaagttaatgtttatttatttattcaatattattattacatcattacttttgtttattaaaagaattatttgaaattcaaacaataaagaaatgtcacatcgatcaacatgttaataggattgatatgatactactatcacatacatgcgcgcgaagcacttggatgcggaacggaatggaactcggaagttaagcgtgctagaggtggagtagtgggaggatgggtgaccgagcgggaagtttgaccacgagtaagtaatttgactagagataagtgtagttagagatagagactaagctatgcaaataactgaaataagagaaattctaaaaaaaaaacggagtgaaaaaaaattagaaatccaaatgaattaaaaaaatttaacgaaatagcctttagtcccggttggggacaccaaccgcgactaaaggtccttcgcccaggcgcacggtagccgcccacgtggacgggcctttagtcgcggttcgtaagcaaccgcgactaaaggggggcctttagtcacgcttaattggtcgcggttgcgcgaccgcgactaatggcagttgtgaaccgcgactaaagaccatttttctaccagtgagcgGTCCGttaaatgtaaaaaaaaaatcaaaaaatctgtAGGCCCGCCAGGAACCAGCCACAGCTGAAAATCACAAATCACCAAACATCCAGCCAACCCATCGATAAAAAAACCAAACAAATCGATCGGGATCTATGATATTTCTCAGCTAACCGGGAATTAACAAAATGGTTTATTCAAAACATAAATGTTCAACTAAACCTAAACTCGATGCAGTAGGATTATTCATCAGGAAGCGGCGCTGGAAGGCTGACAACGCGGATCCCTCTCGGACAAGCAACGGTGCCGTTGTGGTTGCCTTCTCTTTTTTCCATGTAGATGTGACGAGCGGGTGGCGAGGAGTCATGGTGTTCGCGATGCTTCGGTGCCAGCAGCTAAATAGATAGAGCGTGTGACTTTAAAACAAATTCATCTATCGGCCCAAAAAAATCAGAGAAAAAATGAGAAGCAACGGTCTTTCAGATTGTATCTATAATGAGAACTCTGAAATGCGGCTTCTCATTTAGGTATATACTCAATTTTAAGGTTGTGGCGAGTTCTCGGTCGACACAAAATTAACTTAATTCTCACACAGATGATGccatcaaatctcagttgcaattcATGCCGCAACTAGTGACTAGCACAAATAACTAAGTAAATTTAATGGCCCGGAAcatttttcttagttgcatctccacttgcaactaaaaaaactCGGTTGCTATTCAGCTTGCAACTCGTATACACAGATTATGATGTAATCCAATGGTGTAGGACTAGCAAATCCGATTTTCTTATGCAGCAAGGCCGGGTCAGCATCTTATCTTGTACATGTTGATCTTTTCTCCACGTACAAGCGATGCCTCCAATAGTATGCTAGCAAACTTTTGCTAAAAAACAAAGAAGTTAGCAAACTTGCTCTATGATGACTGTTAGCGCTGACAGCGATTGTCAGAGTCCAGACAACATATGAAGAATTTCTACAATTAGTGTACCCATGTAGTACTAACAAGAAGGTGCAACAGCTATTTAGCCTCGGGCCTAGGGGAAGTTCTCCACTATGCGTTTGGTCGGCTGCGGTTCCAAGCAAGTGCTGACATTGCAAAATAAAAATTGCCTCGATTTGGAGTATAGTAAATTGCAGCTATACATATAACCCAGCAGCAGTAGCCAGTAGCCACCAAGCCACCACGGAGAGCTGTGGTAGGCCGACCAAAATAGCTAGGTACAATATCGGTTGCACACAGCAGGGATAGAGCATGCATGCAAACAAGAACGCAGTCGGCGACAAGGTCGCCGTGGACATCTACCCTTTCATACGCAGGTACGAAGACGGCCGTATCGAGCGGTTCGTCCTCAGCTCCTTCGTGCCAGCGTCCGCCGACCCGGCCGCCAGCGGCGGGGTCGCCAGCCGGGACGTCGTCGTCGACTACACCACCGGCGTGTCGGCGCGCCTGTTCCTGCCCTCCGGTGCTGCCTCAACCGGCAGGAGGCTCCCCGTTGTTCTGTACGTCCATGGCGGCTCGTTCTGCACGGACAGTGCCTTCTCCCGGACGTACCATCGCTACGCCGCCTCCCTCGCAGCCCGCGCCGGCGCGCTCGTCGTGTCCGTGGAGTACCGTCTAGCGCCGGAGCACCCCATACCGGCGGCCTACGACGACGCGTGGGCCGCGCTCCGGTGGGTGGCGACCACTGCTGCCCTCTCGGACCCCTGGATCTCTGCGCACGCGGACCACAGGCGCGTGTTCCTCGCCGGCGACAGTGTCGGTGGCAACATAGCCTACCACACGGCCGTGCGCGCCAGCCGCGACGATGGCAACTCCGTGGACGTCGAGGGCATCATCATGGTGCAGCCCTACTTGTGGGGAGGTGAGCGGCTGCCGGCCGAGGAAGTCTGGGACGGCGTCGCGGTGTTCCCGCCGGAGCTCGTGGAGAAGCTCTGGCCGTTCGTGACGGCGGGCCAGGCAGGCAACGACGACCCTCGGATCGACCCTCCGGATGAGGAGATCGCGTCGCTCAAGTGCCGGCGCGCGCTGGTGGCGCTGGCAGGGAAGGACATATTTCGGCACCGTGCGCGACGGCTGGCTGCCCGCATGCGCGACGGTGCGTGGAAGGGGAGCGTGACGCTGGTGGAGCTGGAGGGCGAGGACCATTGTTTCCACCTCTACAGGCCGCAGCGCGCGACCAGCCACAAGCTCATGGAGATTATAGTGCAATTCATAAACCAGCCCATTAGGGGCATATCCAAGATTTGATCAATATATAGAAGGCCTGAAAGACAATAACCGCACCCATGAAAGAAAAGAAGATGTCGAATAATACAACTGCATAGTGTATTTTGTGCTTTTGGTTTTTGCTTAATCATAATAAGTGTCGGGTTTTTTTTCGTCATTTTTAATCGAATTTGAACTAAATCCATGGCACCTACTATGGATCGAACTTGCATTAGAATTAGTAAGATGGTTGGTTGATTTATTTACAATGTGGGACGAAAGTTTCTAGAGTCTTAAGGCTAAGGTGGCCATGGATACCATGGAACCATCCAGACAAAGCTTGGATTGGCAATGATCATCCTTGTGTCAATTCTAGATATCAGACTCACTCGTCAAAGCAATTGAACTTCATTGAGGGAACAAGGGCTTTCTTTAGGAGATAAATCAGAGACAAATAGAAGTGAGAACAAGAAGCCCCTTCTGTCATAGCTATCGCACGCACCCTCCTTTCGTTATTCCACCTTGAGCCTAGTGTAGACCACTGTCTCAAAGGTTGAAACAATAGATCACAGTTTTGGATCAAAGGGATAAGCCAGATGTCAGTGGGAACGCAGATTTTGCATTAGGAGGCTTTCTTACATACCTTTTCAAATTCTTTTTGTATAGCTCATTTAAAGAAACGTAAATACCTAATGTACCCATTGATACATATAAGGAGGGCATATATTTTTCCTATGCGGCTAACATCGCCACCATTGGAGATGGCCGCATTGACAAAGAAAAAGACACCTCTTTGTTATTGAATCACTTGTTACGTAAAGCATAACTAATTTTTTCCAAGTGTTGATACTAGggtatctagatctagcaaggaaAAGAAGTCAGG from Lolium rigidum isolate FL_2022 chromosome 4, APGP_CSIRO_Lrig_0.1, whole genome shotgun sequence encodes the following:
- the LOC124647123 gene encoding probable carboxylesterase 5 codes for the protein MHANKNAVGDKVAVDIYPFIRRYEDGRIERFVLSSFVPASADPAASGGVASRDVVVDYTTGVSARLFLPSGAASTGRRLPVVLYVHGGSFCTDSAFSRTYHRYAASLAARAGALVVSVEYRLAPEHPIPAAYDDAWAALRWVATTAALSDPWISAHADHRRVFLAGDSVGGNIAYHTAVRASRDDGNSVDVEGIIMVQPYLWGGERLPAEEVWDGVAVFPPELVEKLWPFVTAGQAGNDDPRIDPPDEEIASLKCRRALVALAGKDIFRHRARRLAARMRDGAWKGSVTLVELEGEDHCFHLYRPQRATSHKLMEIIVQFINQPIRGISKI